One window of the Rufibacter radiotolerans genome contains the following:
- a CDS encoding DUF4293 domain-containing protein, translating to MIQRVQSVFLFLIVVAMVTLFFVPIWAKTNPADGQEWVLNAFKLAPANATAETASTNTIFIAILAGAAALIALFEIFQYKNRLTQMKLGLLNSLVMAALMGFAFYYSSYVGEDLVKTNGQGDYLSGFYLPAVGLLMNVLANRFIKRDEDLVRSMDRLR from the coding sequence ATGATACAAAGAGTCCAGAGCGTGTTCCTGTTCTTGATTGTGGTAGCCATGGTGACCCTGTTTTTTGTGCCCATCTGGGCGAAGACCAACCCCGCCGACGGACAGGAGTGGGTATTGAACGCCTTTAAGCTGGCCCCGGCCAATGCCACGGCAGAGACCGCGTCTACCAACACTATCTTTATAGCGATTCTGGCCGGAGCCGCCGCCTTGATTGCCTTGTTTGAAATCTTCCAATACAAGAATCGCCTGACCCAGATGAAACTGGGCTTGCTGAATTCGTTGGTGATGGCCGCCTTGATGGGCTTTGCCTTTTATTATTCTTCTTACGTGGGCGAGGACCTGGTGAAAACCAATGGCCAGGGCGACTACCTTTCGGGCTTCTATTTACCGGCGGTAGGTTTGTTGATGAACGTACTGGCCAACCGCTTTATCAAGCGCGACGAAGACTTGGTGCGTTCTATGGATCGTTTGCGGTAG